The genomic interval TGGATCGGTGATAGATGTCGAGTGTCAGGTAATTGTAAATAGTGAATTTTGAATTCTCCACAATCCTCCACCTGACCCTCCATGCTGTGCCCACACTCATTTTTTGTGCGGTTTCCACAGTTAATGGTCAGTTAATGGAGTTTTCGCCAATAACCAATTTCTAATGATTGATTCCAGTGTTCTCCCTGGCTATGCTTCAGCGATCATTCAGAAGGAATCGTACTAAACGTTCTAACTTCCTGTAAGTGGGTGGGGAAACTGGCAGGAGAGGTCACAGGTTGGTGCAGGCGAATCAATTGCGCTAATGTTTTTTTTAGTTGAGTGCGCGGCACGATCGCATCAACAAATCCATGTTGCAGGAGATATTCAGCCGTTTGGAAGCCATCGGGCAACTTCTCCCGCAGGGTTTGCTCTACTACCCGGCGTCCCGCAAAACCAATGGTTGCCTTTGGTTCTGCCAGGATGATATCACCTAGCATGGCAAAGCTGGCAGTTACCCCCCCCGTAGTAGGATGGGTCAAAATTGGGATGTAGAGTAACCGGGCATCACGATGGCGATCCAGTGCGCCTGAAATCTTTGCCATTTGCATCAGGCTCAGCATCCCCTCCTGCATTCTGGCTCCTCCAGAAGCACAAACAATCACAACAGGCAGGCGCTCGCGGGTTGCACGTTCAATCAGGCGCGTGAGTTTTTCACCAACCACAGACCCCATGCTGCCGCCCATGAAGCGAAAATCCATCACACCCAGCGCCACGGGCAATCCTTCTAATTGACCAATTCCAGTCTGGACTCCATCAGGTAGTTTTGTTTTTTCCTGCATTTCTCGCAGGCGATCGCTATAGGACTTGCGATCCCGAAACTTTAAGGGATCGACGCCATACAAACCCTCATTGAGCGGTATCCAGGTATTGGCATCAATTAATTGACGGATACGCTCATCACTATAAACGCGGATGTGGTGAGCGCATTCCAGACAAACCATTTGATTAGCCCGCAAATCTTTTGTGTAGGCGAGAACCCCGCACTTTTCGCACTTAGACCAAAGCCCATCGGCAATTTCCCGCTCTTGCCGCTCTTGGTTCGTTGGACCAGATTTTTGTCGATTTGCAAACCAATCAAATAGAGACATGGGTACGGTTTATTCCTCTGTGATAAAAAAGAATTCAGAAGCCAGGAGTCAGAATCCAGAATGTTACTTCCACTTGACCCCGGTCTCTTATCTTTCATATTTAGGGACTGGCGCGAATGGTAAGGGCGACAAGTCCGTTGCGTATGTAATTTGATTATCTTACATCCAGATTTGACCGGATATGGAATCAACCACCCGAATGTTGCCTCTGTTCGCAGGGAAGGAGCAGTCGGAGTAGATAGTGGAAAATCAGTGAACAGTTACCAGCAAATAGCGAACAGTTCATAACCAGGAACTGATAGCTGATAACTGGTCTACAAAGCTTTAATCCTCTGGCTCAATGGATGAGGAATCCTCCTCAACCGGGCTTAGCAATAAAAGCGCAGTCCATTGATCTTCGGAGTGAACTTGGAGTGCAGTTGGACTACCTAGCCCCGTATACGGCATCACACCCAGATCAATAATCCGGGCTGAAATTTGGTGGGCCGCCAACACCTGCTGCATGAGTTCTGCTTCCCACCGAAAACAAGTGGTTCTAAGGGTAATCCATGCCACAACGTTAATTCTACCAAAAGTTGGGAACTCTAAATTCAGGTTGGGTAATTAAAGCTACATGAACACATCTGCAATTTCGGACTTAATTGGGTCCTCTCAGTACCAGGCAGTTGCCGATGATTCTCTTAAGGATGAGGATAATGCTGCCTGGGTAATGGAGTTAGAGAGTCGTGTCAAAGAGGAGTGGATAGAGCGGATCAGTTGGATTCGACTGGTTGATCGTTTAGCTGAAAATGAACTTGTAGACAGTAGTAGCTCTGAGTTTCGCAAATTTTATACGGGCTGGAAAGAACTCTTAACTAAAGGGCGAATTGGATCGGAATGTACTTACCGGGATGTGTTGATTAGTATCCGCGATCGCTGGTTTAAAGACAGCACAAACTCTATCCACCGCCTTTCAATTCACTCCTGGGATCGGTTTCTGGAGGCAACCGCCCGTTATCACCGGAGCAATTTGGTGATTGAAACCCTGGAACAATATACCACCATGTTGGAGGCGCTCTCAGGTTCGTGCTTTCAAGTTCTCCCTACCCTACCCGAAAAATATTGGCAGGCTGCCGCTGCTTTTGGTGCCCTCGATCAATTTTTTAATAATTTGCGAGATATGCGAGAAGACGCAGAGCAAGGAATCTGCTATTTGCCCGCAGAATTACTTTCTGAATTTGAGGTCAGCCGAGACGAAATTTTGAACTTAACAGCCTGCCAGAATCCTAACTACACCGCGATGATGCGATTTTGGATCGATGGTTACCTACCCAGGCTCCGTCAAAAAACCTACGATTTGATGGTTGCTGAAGATTTGCCACCTTCCTGGGAAATCTGGCGTGATTGGTCCTTTCATCGCTATCGCCGAATCGAACGTGTATTTCGGGGGTGCCAGTTCAATTATTCACTTTTTCCTCATGTTTACTGGTATGAAGTACAACGGGATTTGCCCTTCCTGCTGTCCCAGGTGCGTCAAGAACTCCAGTCTCTTGCACATGAAGCTGCCTACCACCCTGCACACAGCCAAGAAGAGTTCATGATTCCAGAGGCACTCCTGGGAATTGGTAAGAAAGCAGTCAACGTCGTAGAGAGCGTTTTGAATACCTTTCACTGCCAAAATACCAGGCGCATTCAGCCCAGCGAGATTTACTAGTTACAGCGGTTTTCATCAGTAAGCCATAGTCTTGTGAAGTGGGGTGTGGGGTGTGGTTAACTCACATCTTGCACCATTCTCAACAAGGGTAGAGAAACCGGGTTTCTAAATCAAATATCAAGGGTTTCACGCATTGATTCTCGCAAGAAACCCGGTTTCTGAGGCTGCTGCACTGGCTGTAGGATTTCTGCAAAGCTTTTATAGATGGCTTAGTAATGGGTAATGGGCAAGGTTCAATTGGGCATTATCCATCACCGATTAGGGACTCGCTGAGAAATAACGTCCCGCTTTTATCCACCCATCCACTCCCTTCAACCTGGGATTTTATTTGTCTGCTTAGCCCTTACCTGTGTAAGTCCTAAATCAGCACCGTGCCCGCTCCACCCGATCGCCTCAAACGGTGGACTTGCGTCAGAACTAAATTACGCTATACTATGCGTAGTCGTTATGAGTTCGTTCAGGAGTTATGACAAATCCAACCGTTGAAAACGTCGTAATTATTGGTTCCGGTCCAGCCGGATATACGGCTGCGATTTATGCCGCACGCGCAAACCTGAAACCATTTGTGTTCGAGGGGTTTCAAGCTGGGGGATTGCCTGGTGGACAGCTCATGACAACAACCGAAGTGGAAAACTTTCCCGGTTTCCCTGAGGGCATCACTGGTCCCAGGTTGATGGATCGGATGAAAGCCCAGGCGGTTCGTTGGGGGGCAGAGCTGGTAACTGAGGATGTTACGTCGGTTGATTTCAGCCAGCGTCCCTTCGTTATTCGTTCGGACGAATACGAGGTGAGGGCACATAGTGTCATTATTGCAACGGGAGCAACCGCAAAGCGCCTGGGGCTTCCCTGTGAAGGGCAATTTTGGAGCCGGGGAATTTCTGCCTGTGCGATCTGTGATGGCGCAACTCCCATTTTCCGGGGGGCGGAACTGGCGATCGTCGGTGGTGGGGATACGGCAGCTGAAGAAGCGATGTATTTGACCAAATACGGTGATCATGTGCATATGCTGGTGAGATCGGACAAAATGCGTGCCAGCAAAGCGATGCAGGATCGGGTCTTGAACAATTCCAGAATCACAGTCCATTGGAACACTGAACCATTAGATGTGATTGGAGAAGGGGATGTGATGACCGGGATTAGAGTCCGGGATACGCAGACGGGTAAAGAAAGCGACCTGGCTGTTAAGGGTTTGTTTTATGCGATTGGTCACAAGCCCAATACCGACCTGTTTAAGGGACAAATAGAATTGGACGATGTGGGATACATCGTGACCAAACCTGGTTCTGTGGAAACGAATATTGCAGGGGTATATGCGGCTGGCGACGTGCAAGATCACGAATACCGTCAGGCAATTACAGCGGCAGGTACTGGTTGTATGGCAGCCATGCTGGCAGAACGGTGGCTTTCCATCAATGGCTTAGCCCAGGAGTTCCACCAAACAGAGGCGTCTGAAAAGCCCGCTGAGGCGGCGGTTGCGAAGAAGACAGAAGCCGAGCAAGCTGAAGGATTTGATGTAGCCGTGACCCGGCATGAAGGGGGCTATGCGCTTAGGAAGCTTTACCACGAAAGCGATCGCCTGATCATCGTGAAGTATGCTTCGCCTCAATGTGGTCCCTGCCACACTCTGAAACCCATTCTGAATAAGGTGGTTGATGAGTTCGATGGCAAAATCCATTACATCGAAATTGATATTGAGGCAGATCCTGACATTGCAGAAGCGGCTGGAATTGTTGGCACACCGACCATTCAGTTCTTCAAAAACAAAGACAAGGTGAATGAACTGAAAGGGGTGAAGCAGAAGAGCCAGTATCGGGAGGTGATTCAGAGTCACTTGTAAGGAGTCAGGAGTCAGGAGTTAGGAGTCAGGAGCCAGGAGAAGACAGCCTTTCTGGCTCTTGGGAGCGTGGATTAAATAGCCTGCGTAGGTTGGGTTGAGTTTGCGAAACCCAACCTACAAAAGCCGATGTTATTTAATTCTCATTTCTTGGCTCTTATCCTTTATCCTTTATCCTTCATCCCTCATCCTTCTTGCGCCCCCCCTACACTGCCCAGGTGTCGCGCCATTTTACAATTCCTTCGTCTGCCAGCAACCAGCGACGGCAGACGAGGTTTTCGCGGAGGGGAGGGTTGGTGTCATTGCCATTGTCATCCCTGTAGAGAATGGCATATTTGTAGGCGATCGCCCTCCCAGCACTTTCATTGAAGGGAATTTCACCAAACCAGGTATTGGAGTTGATGTATTCCAGGGCATAGGCTTGGTGAATATCCCACTCACCCAGTTCGGGGCAGTCACCAGTGACAACGACGGTTTCACCGGGTTGAGTTGCCAAGCCATTTAGCTGAATCCGGACGATGGTCTGTCCTCTGACTCGCTCTCCCATGTGGCTAATTACAACGGCATCTCTGGCATCCAGTTTGAGGTTGTAAATTTTGCCATTTTTTACCTCAAACTTGCGACGGCTAAGAACGCAGGTATGTTCGCGATCGGGGAGTTCCGTCTCTACTGCTTCCAGGGTGATTGCCTCTCCCCGATTGAGGGCAACGAAACAGCGCGAGTCCCGATAGCGGCGGACATAGCAGTACACATCGGTCGTCAGGTGTTTGTGCCATTGACTGCCCAAAGATACGGCTGGATTTAATCGGCGCAACCCTGAAAGTAAGCGCATATCCTGATAGATGTCTGTTTCCGTATCCCAGTTTGTCATCATGGGACGGTTGTAGGGGTCATTGTTGCCATAGATATTATCGTCAGCGTTGGTGTCGTCATGCAGGTATTGTTCGGTGCCATAGAAGATGCAGGGAATTCCCCGTGTTGTCATTAAAAAGTTAATCGCCAGTCGCAGCAGATCCGGGTCGGGGTTGAGACTCTGGAAACGATGCATGTCGTGGTTGTCTATGAAGGTAATTAACTCGGTGGCACAGTCGTAGCGGTAATCTTTGTCCAGGAGTTCTTGAATCAGGTGGAACCCGCTTTCATCCATTGTTCCAAGGACCTGCCGGATCGCCATGCATAGCCCAAAGTCAAGGATGGTCATACCGGAGTGGTTGGCAAAGTTAACAGAGCGATCGTCATCGGGGCTGCTGTAGATCCACTCTCCAAAGATGAAAACATCGGGTTTGTGGGTTTGAATATCGGCGTTAAACTCCTGCCAGAACCAGATCGGCATGTGCTTAACGGTATCGACCCGGAGCGCATCCACTCCCCGATCGAGCCAGAGTTTGATTGCTGAGCGAATGTATTTGCGATAGTCGGGATTATTTTCGTTAAAGGTTGCCAACCCTGCCAGTTCGCAGTTTTGCACCTGCCATTCATCTTCCCAGTCGGTGACTTCGCCATAGTGGTGATACCAGTTGTCCACATCGTTGTTGAAGTCGGCAATCAAAACCCCATCATCAAACAATTGTCCCTTTACCCCGCCTGCGTTTGGGCTACTGTGGTTGCAGACAATATCCAAAATGAACTTCATGCCGCGATCGTGGAGGGCAGCAATTAACCGATCAAATGCCGTCTCCTTTGCCTGAAATAGGGAAGGGTTATCATTTTGGTCGATATAGCGAGCATTGATCCGTTTAAAGTCCTTTGCCCAGTAGCCATGAATCGCTGCGTACTGTTCAAACACGAGCCGTTCTACCTGCTCAAACAGGGGCGTCAACCAGATGGCGGTGACTCCCATGTGCTGAAGATAATCCAGTTTTTCGATAATTCCTTGCAGGTCACCGCCCCAGTATTTGCCCCACTCCTGACGAGTTGGATCGTAAAGTGCTGCGTTGCTGCCGCCACTGTTGTGTGGATCACCATCGTAAAAGCGATCGACCACAATGAAGTAGATCGTTTCCTGGCGAAACTCAATGTCGCGGGTAAACAGAAACTCAAACGACGGGGTTCGGTCTACCTGCTCAGACGCTACGGCAGTCCCAGCAACTAAAGGCGCAATGGGCGGTTCCATGAATTCACACTCCGGATGCGAATGGGCACCAGTGTAAATTCTAAACCCTTATCGAGGTCAGCGTTTCTTCTACTCCTGATTCACCGTTTTCCCAGGGTTGAGGCACCTTCTGGTAAGGGTCTGCCTTTCGGTTCTGGGAGAGCGGGGCGGCGATCGTAAGGGATGGGAATGTATTGTCCAGAAGGTCTGCCACCTTGAGCCTGGGGGTAGAGTTCCATCAAGTAGTTCACAGGCGGCAGATTTCCATACTGAAACACACGACTTGTCACCTGCGATTATTTCAGTTTCAGCGAAGAAAGTTGTCTATCTGAAGGTGGTTGTCTGTTTACAGGTGGGAGACATTAACCGGTAATCGACGATCGTCTGCACTGGCGTGAAGCACCCGTTCAGCACAGGTAATTTCGGCTTCTGTCCCCTTCACCACGAGTAGCAAATCACCTTTTGTTAAGCGCCTGGCATCTTCCTGGGCTTGTCGTGTGGAGAAATGTAAGCCAATCAGTGCTCCAGCTAGACCAACAAAGACAGTACAGATGCCCATGCTTAAACAAAGAAGGGCGATCGTATAAACTTGCCCTGCATGAGAAGCATGGGACAACATCAGGATACTCAGCCCTAACAGTAACCCAATGGTACTGCCTGCCAAACTTCCCACGATTAAGCCCTGCTTTAAGTCCAGGGGCGTTCCGGCGATCGCGCCCCGGCGAACTTTAGCGACCAGTTCATACAGCCAATTAATGTCCCATGCTTCGGCATTAATGAAATCTTCCCCAACCAGGAAAACTTTCTGAACTGGAAACCCTGAAAGCACAAGTTGGTCAAAAGCTACTGCTGCTTCCGTTTGAGTTGGGAAAATGCCAAGCACACGCTCATTAACTGCCCGATTGCCCATAGCACGACGACTCGCCGCACGATTTTGTTGACTGTGAATCATATTCAACCCATCCTACTTACCCTTCATAAGAATAAAGATATCTTTATTTCTGTTACGACTTTATCCTATATCGCCGATTTTCAGCCCCCCTCCTTCGCTCGAAGGAAGTCCTTCTGTCCCCAAAAGATGAAGCGGTGGTGGAGGGCGTAACGCTTTTTAGTGACGTTCAATGCATCCGTTAAACCAGACCCTTACCCATACAGGGCTGATGGGTTTTGACTTAACCGTCGCAGGTCTAAACCACGGAACTGGTTACGGTGCTTGATGCTTGGTTTAAAGACTAAGGACCTCCAAGGTTGGCGTCAGTCTTGAAGGATGAGCGGACACATACAATTCCAGGTTGTGGGGGATGGGGGGATGTTGTTTCTTGGCGAGTTCTTAAAGATGTTTATTCAACCTGTCGCGATATATCGCGACATATTCCGATATATCGTATAGTGGAGAAAGTTAATCGAGGATTTTCAATGCATAGACAGTTTTGGTCACGCTTTCATACGCCTGCCTGGGCGGGAATTGACGCGGAAGAAATGGAGGATAGGGTGTCGGACGATCGCTTCTTGCGGCACTGGTTTCGACATGGGGGTCGGCGTGGGGGTCGGCAGGGCGGCGATCGCAGCAAACAGTTTGTTGAGGATTTGTTTGGGCGAAACTGGGGCGATGAGTTTCGCAACCGTCGGGGAGACATTAAATACCTGCTGCTGGAACTATTGGCTGAAGGCTCCAGCCACGGTTACGACCTGATTAAAACGATGGAAACTCGCTATGGGGGATTTCGCCGCCTTAGCC from Kovacikia minuta CCNUW1 carries:
- the accD gene encoding acetyl-CoA carboxylase, carboxyltransferase subunit beta, with translation MSLFDWFANRQKSGPTNQERQEREIADGLWSKCEKCGVLAYTKDLRANQMVCLECAHHIRVYSDERIRQLIDANTWIPLNEGLYGVDPLKFRDRKSYSDRLREMQEKTKLPDGVQTGIGQLEGLPVALGVMDFRFMGGSMGSVVGEKLTRLIERATRERLPVVIVCASGGARMQEGMLSLMQMAKISGALDRHRDARLLYIPILTHPTTGGVTASFAMLGDIILAEPKATIGFAGRRVVEQTLREKLPDGFQTAEYLLQHGFVDAIVPRTQLKKTLAQLIRLHQPVTSPASFPTHLQEVRTFSTIPSE
- a CDS encoding squalene/phytoene synthase family protein, translated to MNTSAISDLIGSSQYQAVADDSLKDEDNAAWVMELESRVKEEWIERISWIRLVDRLAENELVDSSSSEFRKFYTGWKELLTKGRIGSECTYRDVLISIRDRWFKDSTNSIHRLSIHSWDRFLEATARYHRSNLVIETLEQYTTMLEALSGSCFQVLPTLPEKYWQAAAAFGALDQFFNNLRDMREDAEQGICYLPAELLSEFEVSRDEILNLTACQNPNYTAMMRFWIDGYLPRLRQKTYDLMVAEDLPPSWEIWRDWSFHRYRRIERVFRGCQFNYSLFPHVYWYEVQRDLPFLLSQVRQELQSLAHEAAYHPAHSQEEFMIPEALLGIGKKAVNVVESVLNTFHCQNTRRIQPSEIY
- the trxB gene encoding thioredoxin-disulfide reductase: MTNPTVENVVIIGSGPAGYTAAIYAARANLKPFVFEGFQAGGLPGGQLMTTTEVENFPGFPEGITGPRLMDRMKAQAVRWGAELVTEDVTSVDFSQRPFVIRSDEYEVRAHSVIIATGATAKRLGLPCEGQFWSRGISACAICDGATPIFRGAELAIVGGGDTAAEEAMYLTKYGDHVHMLVRSDKMRASKAMQDRVLNNSRITVHWNTEPLDVIGEGDVMTGIRVRDTQTGKESDLAVKGLFYAIGHKPNTDLFKGQIELDDVGYIVTKPGSVETNIAGVYAAGDVQDHEYRQAITAAGTGCMAAMLAERWLSINGLAQEFHQTEASEKPAEAAVAKKTEAEQAEGFDVAVTRHEGGYALRKLYHESDRLIIVKYASPQCGPCHTLKPILNKVVDEFDGKIHYIEIDIEADPDIAEAAGIVGTPTIQFFKNKDKVNELKGVKQKSQYREVIQSHL
- a CDS encoding alpha-amylase family glycosyl hydrolase; protein product: MEPPIAPLVAGTAVASEQVDRTPSFEFLFTRDIEFRQETIYFIVVDRFYDGDPHNSGGSNAALYDPTRQEWGKYWGGDLQGIIEKLDYLQHMGVTAIWLTPLFEQVERLVFEQYAAIHGYWAKDFKRINARYIDQNDNPSLFQAKETAFDRLIAALHDRGMKFILDIVCNHSSPNAGGVKGQLFDDGVLIADFNNDVDNWYHHYGEVTDWEDEWQVQNCELAGLATFNENNPDYRKYIRSAIKLWLDRGVDALRVDTVKHMPIWFWQEFNADIQTHKPDVFIFGEWIYSSPDDDRSVNFANHSGMTILDFGLCMAIRQVLGTMDESGFHLIQELLDKDYRYDCATELITFIDNHDMHRFQSLNPDPDLLRLAINFLMTTRGIPCIFYGTEQYLHDDTNADDNIYGNNDPYNRPMMTNWDTETDIYQDMRLLSGLRRLNPAVSLGSQWHKHLTTDVYCYVRRYRDSRCFVALNRGEAITLEAVETELPDREHTCVLSRRKFEVKNGKIYNLKLDARDAVVISHMGERVRGQTIVRIQLNGLATQPGETVVVTGDCPELGEWDIHQAYALEYINSNTWFGEIPFNESAGRAIAYKYAILYRDDNGNDTNPPLRENLVCRRWLLADEGIVKWRDTWAV